One Alnus glutinosa chromosome 13, dhAlnGlut1.1, whole genome shotgun sequence genomic window, TATACCTACAAAATGAACTTGTAATAAATTCCCAGGATGTTAACTTTTAATCATATAAAGCATATTATCTTATGTTCATTTGCCTCTCCTTGATTTCTTGTGTTTCTATTAATTACTTATACATTATGAGTCCACTAAGTTCAcatttcccttatatcccaaaacgggggcatgagaacatggtatcagagcaaggtCAACTGTAGTTGACTTGCTAAAGAACCTAGGAAACATGGAAACCCAGGTTTAGGTTATGATGCATTACTACGCTTGTCATTGAATAATTTTATAAGTATTTAAATAGGAATTCTAACTTTGACACATTTCAAAATTATGGCGGAAGGAGGCAAAGAAGCTTCTCAAGGCTTCGGAATTGAGACTCCCCAAAACATGGCACAAATGTTTCAAGCTATGGCCAAAGAATTTGTTACGGCCATAACTGATCTTAGAAGAGATCTATCTCGTGAGGAAGAATGTGGTTGTCCGTTCAAATGCTTTGAGCGTCTTCATATCCCCTCGTTCGACGGAAAACGAGGTCCCATGGAATGCGAGAACTAGTTGATCGATGTGGAGGAAATCTTACAACTTGCGAGCTGCATAGAAGAACAAAAGGTGCAGTATACTACATATCGACTGTTAGTCGAAGCCAAAAATTGGTGGGTCACCATGAAGGTGCTACTAATTCAAGAGCTGGGCAGCAGGGAAGCAATTTCCTAGCAGTGGTTCCAGAAAGAATTCCTTCAATAATATTTTCCCAAAATTCTTAGAGAAGTGAAAGCCCGGGAATTCATGGatctcactcaaggaaatttGATTGTCGCCCAATACGTGGGCCATTTCAATGAATTGGCGCGTTTCGGTCCCTACTTGGTAGCAGACGAAAAGAATCGAGTGAGAAAGTTTGAACGAGGTCTCAGCCCTCGAATCCACGATCAAGTGGTATGTCTAGAGATTCGCAACTTTGTGGAATTGGTGAACAAAGAACGCTACAGCAATGGCAGAATTTCGAAAAAGGGCTGCACCCCTACTGAATCAAAACCAGGATGGATGGAGAGGAGGACTGAATGGTAACAATCAAGAAGTCAAATTTAGAGAGAACAGGCCGACGTCATCTAATGGCACTTTTTGCCCTAAATGTCACCGTCATCACCAAGGACAATGTCGCATAAAGACCAACAATTGTTTTCGGTGTGGACAAAGTGGACATTTTGTACGAAACTGCCCTAAGACAAAGGTGGGAGATAAACCCCAGCAACATGGAAATGGACAGAAGCAGTTTACTCAAGCTAGAGTCTATGCTCTCATGCCAGGCGAAGCAGAGATTGAAAACGAAGTAGTTACAGGTATTCTACCCCATTTTTCTGGCAAGGCTATAGTTTTGTTCGATTTTGGTGCTACTCATTCGTTTATATCAAGTATGCTAGGAGATTTCATATTAGCATAGAACCAATGGAAGTAGGAGTGCTAGTAGCCACCATAATAGGAAAAGCGGTGATATGCAGGAAAATAGTTTTGAACTGTCCAATTTGTATTGAAGGGAGAAACCTCACGGCTAATTTAATAGCATTCGATATTGAGGGGTTCGATATCATTCTCGGGATGGATTGGTTGTCAAACAATCATGCCATCATCGATTGTCGCAGCAAAGAGATAATTTTTTGATTACCAGCCGACACCAAGTTCAAATTTGTTGGAACTAAGGTGAACAATACCCCCTAATTGATTTCAGTAACGCAAGTCAAGCGATTGATATTAGAAAGATGCCAAGTCTATCTAGTATGCATAAAAGAATCATCTcatgaagaaaagaagatataaGACATACCAGTGGTGCAAGAATTCCTTGATGTTTTTCTAGAAGATCTTCTGGGACTTTCTCCAGATAGAGAAATagaattctgtattgaactAACTCCAGGGACAGCTCCGATATCCAAAGCACCCTACCGGATGGCGCCAGCAGAATTTAAAGAATTGAAGACTCAGCTACAAGATTTATTGGACAAAGGATTTATTTGCCCTAGCGTAGGGGAGCACTAGTTctttttgtgaagaagaaggacGGGACGATGCCAATGTGTAATGATTATCAAGAGCTCAACAAGATTACCATCAAGAACAAATATCTGCTACCACGTATTGATGATTTGTTTAACCAGTTACAAGGTGctgaaatattttcaaaaatcgACCTTAGCTCGGGGTATCATCAGCTGAAGATAAGGAGGGAAGATGTACCAAAGACAGCGTTCCGCACACGCTATGTCCACTACGAGTTCTTGGTAATGTCGTTCGGGTTAGCAAATGCAACAACAGCCTTCATAGACATAATGAATCGAGTCTTCAAAGAATTTTTTGGATCAATTCGTAGTAGTATTTATTGACGATATCTTAATCTGTTCCAAGAGCCCAGAAGAACATGAAGACCACTTGAGGATTGTTCTGCAAAAGCTTAGAGATGAGCGACTCTATGCTAAATTTTCTGCGTGCGAATTTTGGCTCGAGAGGATTTCTTTCCTCGGACCTGTAAATTCTAAAGAAGGCATCACGGTAGATCCCAATAAAATTGAAGCTGTGGTGGACTGT contains:
- the LOC133853898 gene encoding uncharacterized protein LOC133853898, with amino-acid sequence MAEFRKRAAPLLNQNQDGWRGGLNGNNQEVKFRENRPTSSNGTFCPKCHRHHQGQCRIKTNNCFRCGQSGHFVRNCPKTKVGDKPQQHGNGQKQFTQARVYALMPGEAEIENEVVTGILPHFSGKAIVLFDFGATHSFISSMLGDFILA